GTCTATAACAAGCCTTCGTTCACAAAGATTAAAATCCGGCAGTGTAAATATCTCAACAATATTGTCGAACAGGACCATCGATTTATAAAATGGCGTATACAAAACGGATTAGGTTTTAAAAGTTTTGAATTGGCAAGACGAACATTAAGTGGAATTGAAGTGGTGCATATGCTTAGAAAGAATCAGATGATCAGACCAGGGATATCCATGTTTAAATCATTCTGTAAATTGGCGAGTTAATTTTTAAATTACTTAAATTCTTATATTCGATTCTGACAGATGCGACAGAACCTTATAATTTTCTTAATATATAAAGCCTACAAGGGGCATTTAATTTGGTCGACAATTAAAAACGAAATTTTGTTTTTAATTTTGACAGGACTATTAATGACTATTTTTTATTTTGTAAATGCTTATAGTGATACATCATAGAAGGAGGGTTAGTTCATGAAATTCTATGATTTTAATAAAAAAAAAGGATGTGGTACGGAAAACCGTAAGAATATCTCTGTATAGTTTAATACATTTGAAATTATAAGTGATAAATATCACTATATTATAGATAGGAAAAACACCAGATTAAAATTGAAATTGGCTGAAATCGATTGCCAATGAAGCGAGCTAGCTTTTACTCTCTATGCAACTTTTCGATATAATTTGTTTTTACTATTTTCTATTTATCATATAATATAAATTTTAAATTACTATAAACCCCTAAAAAAAACTTATGAAAAGAATACTTTTAAGTATCGTCTTGTTATCTTCTGTTTATTTATCTGCCCAAGAAACTGTTATTATTGATAAAAAGTTTGGGGAAAAAGATCTTCCGGTAAGTTTCGAATATCTTCCTATTTCTCAAAAATTTGTTTTTTTTAGTGGTGAAAAAATTACCATGACAGGTTCTTCATTTACAACAACTGCATCAGCATTTGATGGAAATGGGAAAGAATCTAAATTATTCGAAAACCAAAAGTATTTTAGTTGTTCCTATTCAAGTACTGAGAATTCATTTATGAATATTGATATTGAAAAGTCAATTTGGACCTACAACTATAAGATTTATATTAAGGATCAAATTGTAGAGATGGGTTCTGAAAAAATTAAAGATATGAGTTTTAGTTATTTTGGAAATATCATTAATGATGTAGCTATAGCCAAAAGTCAAGGTGGTCGTGGAACGATTGATGGGGCATTTAACGATTTTTATCTTTTAGGTTTCTCAAACCAGAAGAAAAAAGATAAGGTGGATTTTGAAAAAGATGATGTTTTTTTAGAAGTAATTGAATTTAAAACCGGTTCTAGAAATAGATTTCAAATAGAGAAGCCTGATTTAACAGCACTAAAAGGTGATTCTTTTGCTAAAACAGAACACAAAGTAACCTTTACGTGCAGATTAAATGGCAATGATAATTTTGATTTAATAACAAAATCAATCTCGAACGATTTTCAAACAGTCATAATTTATAAAACAACATACGATTTTGCAGGAAAAAAAATAAAGATGATTCCTTTTACTCTTAAAATTGAAAATAATTTTTTTGTAACGTCTAATAATGGCGGTGGGCCACAAATATCAACTGCTAATGGAGGTACTAAACTTGATGGTTTGTCTATTAATAATTATTTTGAAGATAGAAAAAATGGTGATTTGTACGTGTTTGGAATTTTTAGCGATAAATCACAAAAAAAGATTGGTGGTAGCATCCATCCTAATGGATATTACGTGTTTAAGTTTGATAAGGATGGAAATAAATTATGGGAATCCATTAATAATATAGACGGTAAAGATTTTCTTGAACGAATTGATTATGCTCCAGGACTTGATGTTCGATTAGCAGAGTATAAAGAAAATCTTGTTTTTTCTGTTTCAGTTAATGATTTCACTGAATTTACAAATGCTGCAATTGTAGATAAAACCAATGGTTCTATCTTAAAAAGTAGTTTTTTAGAATATAATAACAATACGGCGCATGAAAAATTTAGTGCTTTTATTAATAATACTTACGATTATAAAGAGCTAAGAAATAAGTCTTTTTCGCCAAATGCATTCGCTGCAATGACATTAAATGACAGTTTATTTAAGTATTTAAAAGGTATTCCTGAAGGTGATAAAAGATTACATTTTAGTACATTGTTTTCTAATCAGGGAATTTGGCTGGTAGAAACAAATAATAAAGATTATTATAAAGTTCTTTTATTCAAATAAAAAAAAGATCCAAATTAGACAACTTGGTCGGAAGAAAAATCTTCCGACTTTTTTTTGTTCTTTCCGAAAGCTAGCATTCAATTTGTATTCTGCTTGTACCTTAAACCCATTTTGAATTACTTAAAAATGGAAATTTAATTTCTGGAAGTGAAATTCGCAATATTGAATTTTCTAAACTTATGATCAATTTAATAATGGACTTGTTTTGTTTTAAATATCATTTGTTAGTATGAGGGGAAAGAATGTCGGCGATAATATATTCCGTCAACTTAGAAGATGTTTATAATCTATAAGATGTATTGATGAAAAACGAAAACAAAAAATTAGCTAATATATTGATTAATATTTTTTAAATAAAAAATGGCTCCAATTGTCTTCAATTGGAGCCATTTGGCTGTAGTGAACTCGACTGGACAAATTTCTATACATTTTATGGAAGATTTGAAGAGATTGGCATATCACATTTAATGTCTGTCTCTTATTGGCTTTATGAATTTGATTTGCATGTCCTGTCGGCGATAGATAGAAAATTGAGCAAGAAACGGATTTTTAATAAGAGGAACAGCATATAAATTTGTTTTGATTTTAAAATATAAAAAACATGAAAAAATTTAAAATTGTTCCGTTGTCTAAAGAGTTTGTAAGCCAAATTCGGAAAACAAATATTGATAATTTTGGTAATCAGGTTTACGAGCAATTGGCAACGGGAAAAGGACCATGTAGAATTTCGTTGAAACCATTTAATGTCGGTCAGGATATTCGTTTGGTTTTTGCTTATAGTCCGTTTTCAGAAAACAATGCTTTTAATCAATCCGGACCTATATTTATTCACAAAAACGAAGTAGAGCAATATTCGGATATTTACAATTTTCCCACAGAATTAAAAGCAGATAAAGAAAATTTTCCTTTATCGCTAATTGGCTACAGCAAAGCACAAAAAATGATTTTTACTAAATTAGTTGGTGATCATGATATCGATTTACTAATCGCTGAAATTTTTGAAACAAAAAGCGATGTTGAATATCTTCACGCAAGAAATTCAGAAGCTTGTTGTTTTATTTGTAAAATCGAGAGGGTGTAGTTATGTACTTTCAAAAATTGAAATAATTGTAACAATCAGCAAAATTTGTAGTCTTTGATACTAATTATTTGCATTTCACCAGAATCAAAACTAACTAATTCACTATAATATGAATAATATCGTTCACACTTTCCTGACGTTTTTTATTGTCTTTAGTTTACACTGTAGTATTGTTAATGGACAAGAAACCAAACAAACTAAAAATGCTTTGGCGTTCGTCAATGCCACTATATATGTTTCACCAACCAATCCGGCAATTCTTGACGGAATCGTAGTTATTGAGAATGATAAAATAATTGCAGTTGGTAAAAAGAACGTGGTAAAACTACCAAAGAACGCTAAACTAATTGACTGCAAGGGTTTAACAATTACAGCGGGATTCTGGAATAGTCACGTCCATTTTACCGATCCAAAAATTGCCAATGCGCCAAGTTTAAGTAATAGTGAATTATCCGCCTACCTTGAACAATTTCTAATCAAATATGGGTTTACTTATGCCTTCGATATAGGTTCATTTCCAGAGAACACAAATAACATAAGACAACGTATTAACAGTGGTTCCATTTCAGGTCCTCTCATCCTGACTACTGGCCTTCCACTTACGGCTGAGGATGGTACTCCTTTCTATGTGAAAGCAATGAATATAAAATTGCCGGAACTGACTTCTATAGATGTCGCTGCAAAAATCGTAAACCAAAATATTGCCGATGGTTTAGATGGAATAAAAATATTTGCAGGATCTCCTATGGGACCCGGCAAGGCCGAAAAGATGATGCCTGTAGAAATAGCGAAAGCTGTTATCATTACTGCCCATAAAAAAGGCAAACTCGTCTTTGCACATCCTTCTGTAAATGACGGGATTTTAGTTTCATTAGAATCCGGTATCGATATACTGGCGCACACCACTCCTGATGGCGGTCTGCCTTGGGATAGACAAATGATTCAACAAATGGTTAAAAAGAATTTATATCTAATTCCAACATTAAAACTTTGGAAATGGAGTTTACTTAATAACAATCAATCTCCACAACAAATTGAAGATTTTGTTTCTATCGCTATCAGACAAGTAAAAGATTTTAATGAAGCAGGAGGGAATCTTTTATTTGGAACAGACATTGGTTTCATGGATGATTTTGATCCAACAGATGAGTATGTTTATTTGCAAAAGGCAGGACTTGATTTCCGACAGATTCTGGCAATGCTTACTACAACACCTTCAGAAAAATATGGTTTTTCAAAGCAATATGGCAGACTTGCTGTTGGCATGACTGCAGATATGGTGGTTTTTAAGGGAAATCCAGAACTAGACATCAGAACTTTGTCGGATGTAAAATATACGGTTAGAAAGGGTGAAATTATATATACAAAAACAGATTGATTATAAAATTATAAGAAGCACTTGTTTAAAATGGCGCAAAGTCAGTCCCGAAGGCTTTCGGGATTGCGCAGCGTAAATAAGAACACTTCGGAGAGCGGGGGATTATAAGCAAAAAAAAGCTCCGGATTTCTCTGAAGCTTTTGCTTTTTACCACTTAGTAATTTAGTTATGTTCTGTTTTTGTGAGGTTACAATTGTTTACATCCATTTCTCATCAATGAGTTCGGGTGTTTCAAAATCAACTATTCTTTCTTTAGGAATCATTAGTTTTTCAATCTGATTTTGGTTGATATATTGTTTTTGTTCTTTAATAAAATCAGAAACGTCGAATACAAAATCAATTTTTTCTTTTATCAGTTTCTCAAAATCCTCTTCGTTTAAATCAAGTTGTATGGTTTGTCTTTCGAGTTCTTTTCCAAAATAATCATAATCGGGATTCCATTTTGATGTTACTTTTTGTAAAATCTCTTTAAAGACTTCTTTTTTTATCCAAAGAGCCAATACACTTTCCTGATTTTCTTTTTCTCGCAAACTGTAATCGTGCATTATTGATAGAAAACTTAGCTGTAATGGATTTGCTTTCAGACTACTATAATCAGGCTTCTCACGATCTTGGCTTTCTATAATAGAGGCAGCTGACTTTTTTCATTAATCAAATATAATACAATATACTCCGATACGATACCATGATAGGGTGGAGCATTATCAATAATGTCAACGTTTTTCATGATATAACCTATTATATCTTGTCCGTTTTGAGGCAATTCTTTTAGCCTTTCTGAATAACTTTCAAGTGCTATTTTAAAGCCTTCATAGCGTGATTCTCCTATTGTAGGAACTTTTCTTCTGAATTCAAAATCCCATTTTACCAGTCTTTTGGTGGCGAATTGCGCTATTGTTTCATTTGCCTGCTCTGCTATTTGTTCTAAATATTTTTTAGCCTCATTAGTGCCAATGTCTGCAAGTGCCCAAGTACATTTTCTTTGTAAAGGAAAATATTCATTCCATCTAATATATTCAAAGTCCGAAAACGCTACTTTAAACAAAGTTTCTGCCGTAACAGGATTGAAAAGCCCTTGCCATATTTTCATGATCTTTATGCCAGTCTGATTCGAAGATTTGACAAAGAAGTAAAAGAATTTCTTCATCCTCTTCATAAGCGTGGATAAAAGAAGTTTTACTATTATAAAATCCATCACCGTCTTTCTCGGCTATAAATTTTTTTAGTTTAATTAAATCAGTTTCTCTTTGGTTCATTTATTTATTAAAGATTTGGTTTTTAGTTAAAGTTGTCCGAATGTCTCTTGAATTCCCTCGCTGGCGCGCAATGTCATTAAGTTAAGCTTTTATAAATAAAATTAATCTCGTAAAGATGGAAAGCTTAAACACAATTTTTTGAATAGGCTCCAGCTTCAGCTGGAGTTTATATAAAATCAATGTGAATGGCTTTAGCCAAAATGCGTGATTTGGCTAAAGCCTTATTCTTTGCATAATAGGTTTCTCCAGCTGAAGCTGGAGCCTATTCAATAAATTTAATACTTAAAAAAGTGGCGTCTTTAAGAAGTTTTTTCAAATTTAATTATCTTAAAAAAAGCTTAACTTAATGACGTTGCGCTCGCGCCAGCACGGGTAAATACGATCAAAAAAAAGAGACTTTAAAGCCTCTTTTTAGAATTAATATATTTTTTATAAATAATTATTTATTGATTAATTTTTCAAGTCTAGCCATCATTTCCTCTTTCTCTTTTAGCATTCGCTCATACAATGCAATTTTTTCATCATATAATTGAACAATTTTATCAATTGGATTAAATGTACAGTGTGGGTTAACTGCATTTAATGTTGATGTATCGTTACTTGTAAAAGTATTAAAAATAATATTTATAGCTTGCTCTTCATCAAAATTCTGAAAAGCTTCAACAGGAATTCTTAATACTGCTGAAATTTGTTTCAATAGGTTTTCTTCAATTACATCTTTTTGCTCAAGCATAGAAATTTTCTTCTGATTCCATTCATTTCCCAAATCATAAGCTAAAGCTTCCTGCTTTATGTTAAGCATTTCTCTGAAGCGTTTTACGTTTCTTCCCTGATGTATTTTCTGTTCCATAATGAATATCAATTTTTCTAAAGACTCAAAGATAAAGCCATTTTTTGAATTAAAACCTTACGTTTCAAAAATTAAAAAAAAATCCATTTCGTTAGAAATGGATTTTTTTGTGACGTTTAGTTTACAATTCACAAACCATTTTATGCAAGATTTAAAGAAATTAGCATATTTCCAAATGAATTTGCAAAATAATATTTTGAGTTTTTGGTTAAAAGCGGTTTGATTGTATTGTAAGGGTTAAATGTTAAAATTGTTAAACGATAAAGTTTTATAATTCATCAAAAAGCTAAATGTTAGGTTTATTTTTAAACATTAGAATTTTACATTCAATTGAGAATTCTGTTTAGTTTTTAGTAAAGTTAAATTATAGTTCTGAGATTATTCTCCTCAAAATTTGTGGATGATAAATCTAAAGATTGACAAACTTGTGTAGAAAGAAAGTATCAGTAACAAAAAAAAGAGCATTATATAAATGCTCTTTTTTTTTGAATTCTAAAAACAGATTTTATACTTTCTTAAAGTACTTTCTCATATTCTAAAGTTCCTAATTGATCTGTTGTAATGATTCTCTTTTTTGAATCAAAATAGTTAATTTTAAAAGGCACTGTAAAGACTCCGGAAATTATAGTAAGTTCATCGTTATTTCTGGATAACTTCCATTTTCCTTTATGGGTTTTGTCACCAACAAGACTTTTAAAGCGGTTATCATCTTCAAATACCTGATAAACTTGATCTGTTTTGTAATATTCCTTAATATCTTTTTCTTTACCTCTTTGTGTCCATTTTACTAATTTCCATTTTCCAATAAGTTCAGTTGATGTTTGTGAATAGGAGGCAAGTCCATAAATGCAAAATAATAAAAGGATTAATTTTTTCATAATTTTTTATTCTAATATGATTTTAGTTCCGTAATTGTTTAAGAATCAAATTTGTTTTTTTTATTGATTTATCTAGGAAAGAATACTTTAATTAAAATTCCCATCTCACAAAAGCTTCCATAGCTGCATAGCGAGACAAACCTAATTCGTTGTATAAGTCTGCAGTTTCACTATTTCTGTCTTCTGCTCTTTGCCAAAATTCTCTTGCATCAGTTCCCTGAAAAACAACTCCGTCTTTTTGAGATTGGTGTTTGAAAATTCCGTGACGTTTTGCCAAAACCTGATCCGGACTCATTGGTACAGCCATTTCGACTTCGTCAATTCCCCATTCCTGCCAAGCTCCGCGATATAACCACAACCAACAATCATTCATAAAAGATTTTGGTTTCAAGGCTTTTACAGCTTCAAAAATAGCGTCAAGACAAACTTTATGTGTTCCGTGTGGATCTGCTAAATCTCCTGCGGCATAGATTTGATGAGGTTTAATTTTTTCGATTAAATCCATTGTCAGTTGAATATCTTCAGGACCTAAAGGCTTCTTTTCGATCGTTCCGGTTTCGTAGAAAGGCAATTCCATAAAATGAATTTGCTCGTCTGGTAAACCCACAAAATGACTTGTAGAACGCGCTTCTCCTTTTCTAATTAAACCTTTTAGATATCGAACTTCAGGAATATCAATTTCACTTGTTTTTTTGTTTCTAAGAAATGCAATTGCTTTTTTATAAATGGCTTCAGCTTCCGGACTTTTGATGCCGAATTTATCGTTATAATCGCAAACAAAACTGGCAAAACGTAAAGCTTCATCATCCGCAACAGCGATATTTCCAGAAGTTTGATACGCAACATGCACTTCATGTCCTTGCTCTTGCAAACGCATAAAAGTTCCTCCCATACTAATAATATCATCATCAGGATGTGGGCTAAAAATCAAAACTCGCTTTCTTGTCGGTTCCGCTCTTTCAGGACGATTTGTGTCGTCTGCATTTGGTTTTCCACCTGGCCAGCCCGTGATTGTATTTTGAAGTTTATTAAAAATTTTGATATTGATGTCGTAAGCAGGACCAGAATCGGCTAATAAATCACTCATTCCGTTTTCGATGTAATCAGCATCTGTAAGCATTAAAATTGGTTTTTTAAGCTGAAGCGCCAATCCTAAAACCGCTTTACGGATTAGTTTATCCGTCCATGTGATTTTCTCTACAAGCCAAGGTCTGTTTATTCGGGTTAGTTTTGAAGACGCTTCTTTATCCAAAACAAAAACGACATCATTGTGCTCTTGTAAAAAGGAAGCCGGAATTTGATTGGTAACTTCTCCTTCAGCAGATTTTCTAATAATATCTGATTTTCCTTCGCCCCAAGCCATCAAAATTACTTGTTTAGCTTCCATGATTTTTTTCACTCCAAGTGTGATTGCAGTTCTTGGTGTATTACTCAAACCTGAGAAATCGCCGCTTGCTGCAACTCTCGTAATGTGATCTAAAGCAACCAAACGAGTTTTTGAGTTTTGTAAAGATCCTGATTCGTTAAAACCAATATGTCCGTTACCGCCAATTCCAAGAATCTGAAGATCGATTCCGCCCAAAGCTTCAATTTTAGCTTCGTATTCGTGGCAATAATCTGCAATTTGTTCTTTTGTCAAAAGACCATCCGGAACATGAGCGTTTTCAGGTAAAATATCGATATGATCAAACAATAATTCTTTCATGAAACGAACATAACTGTTGATAGAATTGGGTTCCATTGGATAATATTCGTCCAAATTAAAGCTAATTACATTCTTAAAACTTAAAGCTTCTTCTTTGTGTAAACGAACCAATTCAGCATACAATCCTTTCGGAGAAGAACCTGTTGCAAGACCTAAAATGCATGATTCATTATTTTCTTGTTTTGCTTTGATAAGTGCCGCGATTTGTTGCGCAACAGCTTTGGAAGCTTCAGTCGAATTTTCGAAAACAACGGTATTGACGTTCTCAAATCGTTTTTCGAACCCCGTTGCTTTATCTATTTTACTTTTTATCATTTTGAGTTTATTTTAATCTAATAGGTGTAATTATTTTAACACATAGAAACATAGGCCTTGTATTCTTAAAAAAAAAGGTATTTCATTTATTTAAAAGGCACAGAGCCCATGCTATGTGAAAGAAATATATTTCTTTTTGTATCCTTTTTATGCTTTATAAAATCTATGTTTCTATGTGTTAATTTTTTTGCTAATCACAGCTAAAGAAATTGTTTTTTAGAATGTTTAATTTGATCTCCATATTTTTCAATAGCTAATACTGATGAAAAATAATTAACTTTTCTTTGAGGTTAGAAAATGCATGACAATCCACGCCAGTAAATAGGCAGAGCCACATATAATGAATATGATATTGTAACCTGCAGAAATATTTCCTAATAGTTTATAATGATCCAGAATTATCCCGATTGCCAAAGGAAAAAGAATACCTCCAACTGACCCGGCCATACCACCAATTCCTATAACGGAACTAATATCTTTTTTAGGAAAATAATCGGATACGGTAGTAAATATATTGGCGCTCCAAGCTTGATGAGCCGCAGCCGCAAAACTAATTAATCCAACTGCAATCCAGATATTTTTGGTAAACTGCGCCAACATGATTGGTAACACACAAAGCGCAATAATGAACATGGTTGTTTTGCGGGCTTTTTGAACATTCCATCCTTTTTTTATGAGATAAGAAGATAGAAATCCGCCGCCAATACTGCCAATAGTTGTGGCGGTATAAACAATTACCAAAGGCAAACTAGGCTTCTTTAAATCCAGATTAAAGGTTTCGGAGAAATAGGAAGGGAGCCAGAATAAGAAAAACCACCAAACAGGATCTGTCAATAATTTCCCGAAGATAAAAGCCCAGGTTTGTTTTATTTTGAATAATTCAATCCATTTTACCGGAACTTCTGTTTCTGAAACTACTTCGTTGTCACTATGGATATAATCAAATTCTTCTTTGGATATTTTTTTATGACGGGCAGGAGTTTCATAAAATTTCCACCAAAAAATCAACCAAATAAAACCAATTGCTCCAGTAATCACAAAAGCTTCCTGCCAGCCATAAGCGCCAAGAATTGCGGGAACCATAATAGGCGCAACCACAGCACCAACATTTGCTCCTGAATTGAAAATTCCGGTGGCAAGGGCGCGTTCTTTTTTAGGAAACCATTCGGCTACGGATTTTATTGCCGCAGGAAAATTACCTGCTTCTGCAACACCTAAACCAACTCTGGCTAAGCCAAAACCCAATGTGCTTTTTGCAAATGCATGTGCTACAGCAGCAATACTCCAAAAGAAA
This genomic window from Flavobacterium sp. 9 contains:
- a CDS encoding DUF1203 domain-containing protein — protein: MKKFKIVPLSKEFVSQIRKTNIDNFGNQVYEQLATGKGPCRISLKPFNVGQDIRLVFAYSPFSENNAFNQSGPIFIHKNEVEQYSDIYNFPTELKADKENFPLSLIGYSKAQKMIFTKLVGDHDIDLLIAEIFETKSDVEYLHARNSEACCFICKIERV
- a CDS encoding amidohydrolase family protein; amino-acid sequence: MAFVNATIYVSPTNPAILDGIVVIENDKIIAVGKKNVVKLPKNAKLIDCKGLTITAGFWNSHVHFTDPKIANAPSLSNSELSAYLEQFLIKYGFTYAFDIGSFPENTNNIRQRINSGSISGPLILTTGLPLTAEDGTPFYVKAMNIKLPELTSIDVAAKIVNQNIADGLDGIKIFAGSPMGPGKAEKMMPVEIAKAVIITAHKKGKLVFAHPSVNDGILVSLESGIDILAHTTPDGGLPWDRQMIQQMVKKNLYLIPTLKLWKWSLLNNNQSPQQIEDFVSIAIRQVKDFNEAGGNLLFGTDIGFMDDFDPTDEYVYLQKAGLDFRQILAMLTTTPSEKYGFSKQYGRLAVGMTADMVVFKGNPELDIRTLSDVKYTVRKGEIIYTKTD
- a CDS encoding DUF4291 family protein; translation: MHDYSLREKENQESVLALWIKKEVFKEILQKVTSKWNPDYDYFGKELERQTIQLDLNEEDFEKLIKEKIDFVFDVSDFIKEQKQYINQNQIEKLMIPKERIVDFETPELIDEKWM
- a CDS encoding helix-turn-helix transcriptional regulator, with amino-acid sequence MEQKIHQGRNVKRFREMLNIKQEALAYDLGNEWNQKKISMLEQKDVIEENLLKQISAVLRIPVEAFQNFDEEQAINIIFNTFTSNDTSTLNAVNPHCTFNPIDKIVQLYDEKIALYERMLKEKEEMMARLEKLINK
- a CDS encoding DUF5004 domain-containing protein, with amino-acid sequence MKKLILLLFCIYGLASYSQTSTELIGKWKLVKWTQRGKEKDIKEYYKTDQVYQVFEDDNRFKSLVGDKTHKGKWKLSRNNDELTIISGVFTVPFKINYFDSKKRIITTDQLGTLEYEKVL
- the nagB gene encoding glucosamine-6-phosphate deaminase; protein product: MIKSKIDKATGFEKRFENVNTVVFENSTEASKAVAQQIAALIKAKQENNESCILGLATGSSPKGLYAELVRLHKEEALSFKNVISFNLDEYYPMEPNSINSYVRFMKELLFDHIDILPENAHVPDGLLTKEQIADYCHEYEAKIEALGGIDLQILGIGGNGHIGFNESGSLQNSKTRLVALDHITRVAASGDFSGLSNTPRTAITLGVKKIMEAKQVILMAWGEGKSDIIRKSAEGEVTNQIPASFLQEHNDVVFVLDKEASSKLTRINRPWLVEKITWTDKLIRKAVLGLALQLKKPILMLTDADYIENGMSDLLADSGPAYDINIKIFNKLQNTITGWPGGKPNADDTNRPERAEPTRKRVLIFSPHPDDDIISMGGTFMRLQEQGHEVHVAYQTSGNIAVADDEALRFASFVCDYNDKFGIKSPEAEAIYKKAIAFLRNKKTSEIDIPEVRYLKGLIRKGEARSTSHFVGLPDEQIHFMELPFYETGTIEKKPLGPEDIQLTMDLIEKIKPHQIYAAGDLADPHGTHKVCLDAIFEAVKALKPKSFMNDCWLWLYRGAWQEWGIDEVEMAVPMSPDQVLAKRHGIFKHQSQKDGVVFQGTDAREFWQRAEDRNSETADLYNELGLSRYAAMEAFVRWEF
- a CDS encoding MFS transporter; amino-acid sequence: MNKSSEKRVRYGILALLFFGTTINYIDRQVIGLLKPTLEKEFNWTETDYSNIVMAFSAAYAIGLMGFGRWIDKIGTKLGYSVSVFFWSIAAVAHAFAKSTLGFGLARVGLGVAEAGNFPAAIKSVAEWFPKKERALATGIFNSGANVGAVVAPIMVPAILGAYGWQEAFVITGAIGFIWLIFWWKFYETPARHKKISKEEFDYIHSDNEVVSETEVPVKWIELFKIKQTWAFIFGKLLTDPVWWFFLFWLPSYFSETFNLDLKKPSLPLVIVYTATTIGSIGGGFLSSYLIKKGWNVQKARKTTMFIIALCVLPIMLAQFTKNIWIAVGLISFAAAAHQAWSANIFTTVSDYFPKKDISSVIGIGGMAGSVGGILFPLAIGIILDHYKLLGNISAGYNIIFIICGSAYLLAWIVMHFLTSKKS